One window of the Cryptococcus gattii WM276 chromosome E, complete sequence genome contains the following:
- a CDS encoding Cobalamin synthesis protein, putative (Similar to TIGR gene model, INSD accession AAW43402.1): MPIPTDDDKRLPVTLLSGFLGSGKTTLLSYILKSKEHGLRCAVVVNDMGSLNIDAALINNHKLTQKEEKVVQMQNGCICCTLRADLLEEIAVLADAGQYDYLIIESSGISEPIQVAETFTTEFAETMGEGTVEEIIDSLPEDASTTPESRRRLAELIHAGGLSKVARLDCCVSMVDCTTFLDDFDTTDFLTDRHGKEVAPEDERNITDLLTDQIEFANVILLNKTDMVSKEHIAKVEGIVKTLNPWAPLYLCVCHESSLILTGTSTAKIISTSYSKVDLHEILNTRLFDFGKAAMGAGWLQSLRENTLMEITDAQGKKKMVPKPETLEYGIGSFVYTARRPFHPRRLWDLVSKPFCILQTTLEDDEDQDSDEDEDDEMIEELTEEEGKQAMFEQMQKEKAELDLPGRAKYKRESPIWKGLLRSKGFVWLATRPHVHGEWSQAGIMFTLNGGGPWMCRVPENEWPGGDDQEVVDAIKLDFMGPWGDLVFIGQNLDQELITKTLNNTILNDKEWAQWEKIMNSRRSEEKKLERLCNVFDDGWEAWLDPEATVEAEEANESHKHAHAHDVPSVTKRTKLSA, translated from the exons ATGCCCATCCCAACTGACGATGACAAGCGCCTCCCTGTTACCCTCCTCAGTGGTTTCTTAGGTAGCGGCAAGACCACACTGTTATCTTACATTCTCAAGTCCAAGGAGCATGGACTACGATGTGCAGTCGTAGTAAATGATATGGGATCTTTGAAT ATCGATGCCGCATTGATCAACAATCACAAACTTACTcaaaaggaggagaaggttGTGCAGATGCAAAATG GCTGTATCTGCTGCACCCTTCGAGCGGACTTACTGGAAGAGATCGCCGTTCTAGCTGACGCAGGTCAATACGA TTATTTAATCATCGAGAGCTCCGGTATTTCCGAACCTATCCAAGTTGCCGAAACATTCACGACAGAATTTGCAGAAACCATGGGCGAAGGTACCGTCGAGGAAATCATTGACTCTCTTCCCGAAGACGCCAGCACGACCCCCGAGTCCCGACGTCGTTTGGCCGAGCTCATCCATGCTGGTGGTCTTTCAAAAGTTGCCAGGCTCGACTGTTGCGTCAGTATGGTAGATTGTACTACTTTCCTCGATGATTTCGATACAACAGACTTCCTTACTGATCGCCATGGAAAGGAAGTCGCACCGGAGGATGAGAGAAACATTACCGATTT GTTAACCGACCAAATTGAGTTTGCCAATGTCATCCTGTTGAACAAGACGGACATGGTATCCAAAGAACACATCGCCAAGGTCGAAGGTATAGTGAAAACTCTCAACCCGTGGGCTCCCCTGTACCTCTGTGTTTGTCATGAAAGCTCGCTTATTCTTACGGGAACTAGCACCGCCAAAATCATCTCAACATCTTACTCGAAAGTGGATCTTCACGAAATCCTCAACACTCGCCTCTTTGACTTTGGCAAAGCTGCCATGGGTGCTGGATGGCTTCAATCCCTTCGCGAGAACACGTTGATGGAGATCACCGACGCTCAAGGCAAAAAGAAAATGGTACCCAAACCAGAAACCTTGGA ATACGGTATCGGCTCCTTCGTGTACACCGCCCGTCGCCCCTTCCATCCCCGCCGCCTCTGGGACCTCGTTTCCAAACCCTTCTGCATTCTCCAAACCACACTcgaagatgatgaggatcAAGACTcagacgaagatgaagacgacGAAATGATTGAAGAATTGacggaggaagaggggaaaCAAGCGATGTTCGAGCAGATGCAGAAAGAAAAAGCTGAGCTTGATTTACCCGGTCGGGCGAAGTACAAGAGGGAGTCCCCTATTTGGAAGGGGTTGCTGAGGAGTAAAGGGTTTGTGTGGCTCGCGACAAGGCCGCATGTGCATGGCGAGTGGTCTCAGGCAGGT ATCATGTTTACCTTAAACGGCGGTGGTCCTTGGATGTGCCGTGTCCCAGAAAACGAGTGGCCTGGCGGAGATGATCAAGAGGTTGTTGATGCGATCAAGCTTGACTTTATGGGACCATGGGGCGATC TCGTCTTCATTGGGCAAAACTTAGACCAAGAGCTCATTACAAAAACACTTAACAATACTATTCTCAACGACAAAGAATGGGCTCAATGGGAAAAG ATTATGAACTCTCGCCGTTcagaagagaagaagctcgAACGTCTTTGTAACGTCTTCGATG ATGGATGGGAAGCGTGGTTGGATCCTGAAGCTACTGTAGAGGCGGAAGAGGCCAATGAAAGCCACAAACACGCGCACGCCCATGACGTACCTTCGGTAACGAAGAGGACAAAGCTCTCGGCGTAA